The genomic window AGTCGCAGGGTCGATCTCGGCGACGATGACAGCCGGCTCGTCGTGATCGGCCTCCGCGATCACGCGGCCCCACGGGTCGATGATCACCGAGTGGCCATAGGTCTCGCGACCATCTTCGTGGAGACCGCCCTGCGCCGCCGAAATTACATAGGCACCGTTCTCGATAGCGCGGGCGCGCTGCAGCACATGCCAATGCGCCTCGCCCGTCTGGCGCGTGAAGGCAGCGGGCGCCGTGAGCACTTCAGCCCCTGCCAACGCCAGATCCCGGAACAGATGCGGAAAGCGGATATCGTAGCAAACTGCGAGCCCGATGCGCGCAAAGGGCAGATCGACCAGACAGCTTGCCTCGCCGGGTCGATAGACCGCGCTTTCCCGCCAGCTCTCGCCATTGTCGAGATCGACGTCGAACATGTGGATCTTGTCGTAGCGTGCGGCGATCGCGCCATCCGGGGCGAGGACGAACGCGCGGTTGGCGACCTTGCCGTCACCGAGCGCGATGGCCGTCGAACCGATGTGCAGATGCACCGCGTGGCGCTTGGCAAGCTCGGCGGCTGCGGCGACCACACCATCTTCCGCCTCAGGCTTCAGCTGCTCGAAAAGACGCGCGCGATCCTTCTGGATCATGCCGGTCATCTCGGGGGTCTGCACGTAGGACGCGCCGGCTGCAGCCGCCTCCCCCACCAGACGCCGCAGCGTCTCGATGTTGGCGCCAGGCTCCGTGCCGGAGCGCATCTGGACGGCGGCGGCCTTGAAACTTGCCATGGATCAGCCTGCCTTCAACATCGGATCGAGCTTGCCATCGTGCTCCAGCGCATGAAGATCGTCGCTGCCGCCGACATGAACGTCGCCGATGAATATCTGCGGGAAGGTGGCGAGGCCGTTGGCCTTCTGAATCATTTCCGCCCGAAGCTCCTTCGAAAAAGTCGCATCTCGTTCTTCAAACGCCACGCCCTTGCTCTCCAGCAGCCGCTTGGCGGCACTGCAGAAGCCACAGAACTGGCGGGTATAGATGACGACTGGCGGCATGATGCACTCCGGCTTTGCTTGCGTGTCAGCTTGGATATAGGGGGCAGCCGCCCTGCACTGCAAGGGATCGGCGCCAGGCATCATGGATCTGGAACCCGCGCGAAGGTCAAAACCGTCACATCGGCCACGCCGGCACGCTTCAAGGCGCGTGCGGCGGCGTTGACCGTCGCACCGGTCGTATAGACGTCGTCGACCAGCAGAACCCGTTTCCCGGTGACGTCGGCCTTGACTGCGTCCGGCACGACGAACGCACCCCGCACGTTGCGCTGGCGGGCTTTCTCGCCGAGGCCGACCTGCTGCCTCGTCTGGCGGCGGCGCACGAGCAAGCCGATCCCGTGCGGCTTTCCCGTGAGCCTCGCCAAAGCCCGCGAGAGTTCCGCCGACTGGTTGTAGCGTCGTGACAGGAGCCGAAGGCGATGCAGTGGGATCGGCACGATGACGTCCGCCTTTTCGACCAGTCCATCCCCGGCACGCACCATCCACGCGGCCATGATGGAGGCGAGATCGAGACGATCATTGTATTTCAGGCGGTGCACGAGGCTTGCGGCAATATCCCCATAGAGCATCACGGCACGCGCCCGGTGGTAATCCGGAGGCTCGGCCAATGCCGCAGGCGAGATCGCGCCCTCGCCTTGATCGTGCGCAAAAGGCACGCCCAGGACCTCACAGTAGGGACGTTCGATGAACTCGGCCCCCGACCAGCATGTGGGGCACAGCCCGCCATGGCGGGCCATGATGACCGAGCAGCCGAGGCAGACGGGCGGATAGACGAGCGACAGCAGACGCGACCAGAGCGCGCCAACCTGTTTGCGCACCGCTGAAACCTGGCCCGGAGGATCGATCGTCACCATCTTTCCAGGATAGCGAAACGGCGACACGCGGTATACGGGGGTTGCCTTAAGCACGTGCAACCTGAGACAGGCGACGGATGACCGACCAATCCCTATTCGATCAGGCATTTCTGGCGCTGCAACGCCGCCGGGCGCGCGCCAGAGCGACCGAGGGTGCCGACTTCCTGCTGCGGCACGTCGCCGAGGATCTGGCTGAACGGCTGGCAGCCGTGAGCCGCCGGTTTTCCGTCGCCGTTGAACTGCATGGGCACACGGGGATCGTGGGTGAGCGACTTCTTTCGAGCGGCAGCATAGACCGGCTTATCCGCATCGAAACGGATCCGCTTTTGATCGGGCAATCGGACGGCAAGGTCGCCTCGCTGGAAACCGTGCCGCTGGAACCCGAGACGGCCGACCTGATCGTATCGCCGCTGTCGCTGCACCTCACGCAGGATACACCGGGCGTCCTCATTCAGATCAACCGTGCCCTGAAGCCCGACGGCCTCTTTCTCGGCGCCATGCCCGGCGCCGGCACGCTTGGCGAGCTGCGTGAGGCGCTGATCGCGGCTGAAAGCGAGCTTTCGGGCGGCGCCGCGCCGCGCGTGATCCCGTTTCCGGACATCCGCGACGCCGGTGCGCTGATGCAGCGGGCAGGTTTTGCGCTGCCGGTGACGGATGTGGACACGCTGACCGTGCGCTATTCCGACATGTTCGGGCTGATGCGGGATTTAAGGGCGATGGGCATGGCGAACCCGCTTTCAGGAAGAAGCCGCCGCCCCGCTTCGCGGGCGCTTTTCCTGCGTGCTGCCGAACTTTATGCGGAGCGGTTTTCAGATCCGGACGGGCGCATCCGCGCAACGTTTCGCATCATTCACATGTCCGGCTGGCGTCCGCATGAGAGCCAGCAAAAGCCAGCGCGCCGGGGTTCAGCGACGGTCAGCCTTGCAGATATCTTGAAATCCACGTCCGGCGAATATTGAGCGCGTGCTATTCGCCGCTCATGGCGTCGACGACTTCGTTGGCAACATTGCCATAGAGGTTCTGAACGCTGAAGCCGGTTCCGGAAACGCCACCGATGACGGCGATGGAAAGTAGTCCCGCGATCAGACCATACTCGATAGCCGTCGCGCCACTTCGCTCGCTCCAGAAACGCTTGAGGATCGTCATGTCAGCTCGGCCTCTTGGCTTGGCCGGTCGGTGGACGGGCCCAGATCATGCGACACGAGAATAAGGGGCAATTCTTACGCAACAGCTAAATTGCGTGCGTGTATTTGTTCAACAACGGCTGCCGGTATCACCGAAATGCAGAATACAAACCGAGCCGGGCTCCTGGGCAATGCTGCGCCGAAGCGTGTATTGCCTGACGCCGCGATCGCCATTCGGGATGGAACCCGTCGCCATCGTGTCGATCCCCGGATTATAGGCCGTCATCCGTTCC from Georhizobium profundi includes these protein-coding regions:
- a CDS encoding carbon-nitrogen hydrolase family protein; this translates as MASFKAAAVQMRSGTEPGANIETLRRLVGEAAAAGASYVQTPEMTGMIQKDRARLFEQLKPEAEDGVVAAAAELAKRHAVHLHIGSTAIALGDGKVANRAFVLAPDGAIAARYDKIHMFDVDLDNGESWRESAVYRPGEASCLVDLPFARIGLAVCYDIRFPHLFRDLALAGAEVLTAPAAFTRQTGEAHWHVLQRARAIENGAYVISAAQGGLHEDGRETYGHSVIIDPWGRVIAEADHDEPAVIVAEIDPATVAAARAKIPNLKNARGYQNAAAVHSAEQRQTA
- the grxC gene encoding glutaredoxin 3, with amino-acid sequence MPPVVIYTRQFCGFCSAAKRLLESKGVAFEERDATFSKELRAEMIQKANGLATFPQIFIGDVHVGGSDDLHALEHDGKLDPMLKAG
- a CDS encoding ComF family protein, which translates into the protein MVTIDPPGQVSAVRKQVGALWSRLLSLVYPPVCLGCSVIMARHGGLCPTCWSGAEFIERPYCEVLGVPFAHDQGEGAISPAALAEPPDYHRARAVMLYGDIAASLVHRLKYNDRLDLASIMAAWMVRAGDGLVEKADVIVPIPLHRLRLLSRRYNQSAELSRALARLTGKPHGIGLLVRRRQTRQQVGLGEKARQRNVRGAFVVPDAVKADVTGKRVLLVDDVYTTGATVNAAARALKRAGVADVTVLTFARVPDP
- a CDS encoding methyltransferase domain-containing protein, with amino-acid sequence MTDQSLFDQAFLALQRRRARARATEGADFLLRHVAEDLAERLAAVSRRFSVAVELHGHTGIVGERLLSSGSIDRLIRIETDPLLIGQSDGKVASLETVPLEPETADLIVSPLSLHLTQDTPGVLIQINRALKPDGLFLGAMPGAGTLGELREALIAAESELSGGAAPRVIPFPDIRDAGALMQRAGFALPVTDVDTLTVRYSDMFGLMRDLRAMGMANPLSGRSRRPASRALFLRAAELYAERFSDPDGRIRATFRIIHMSGWRPHESQQKPARRGSATVSLADILKSTSGEY
- a CDS encoding Flp family type IVb pilin, producing the protein MTILKRFWSERSGATAIEYGLIAGLLSIAVIGGVSGTGFSVQNLYGNVANEVVDAMSGE